The stretch of DNA TTGTCACCCGCGGACGGGTGCTGCGCATGACCATTATTGGCGTCATCCTGATTCCACTGTTCTTATGGGGCGCAACCCTGGTGGCTGAGTTTGTTACAGAGACCTCCAAAGCGATGAACAACTTCCCGGCCGGTCTCGCGGAAGGTACATTGTTCTCCTCTGTAGACTCTGATCCGATTGAGAAAATGCTCGCCATTCTCATGGGAAGCGCCGTTAAGACGCTAGATATGAAGCTCATTCTCTATGCTGTGTTGGCTATCGTCGGTTATCTTGCCGTGTTCTTCTGGTACTTCAAGCAAATGCGTAAAGAGAATGCCAAAGAGCTTGAAGCTTCTGCAAATCTTAACGAGCCTCAAGGCGTAAGCGTAATTGAAACCTCAGTATAAGAGAGAACTTATTCTTCTTATAGCATCATTCCAAAAACAGCCATCCGAAGTGGATGGCTGTTTTGCTGCTGCGCTCTCTGAACTATTTTAAGGACTGCAATCTGCCTATATTTCTGTTTTATTATTTCCGCGCAATAATCATAAACCGCTTGCCATTCGTTCTAATCCCGAGGTCCGTCTGATTCTCAGCCACAAAGCGGTCCAGCACCGCATAGTCTCCCCTTTCTTCGCCAAAGTTGGGAATCGTCGGAGTATGCAGAACCAGAAACAGCAGGTCCTCTATCGTCTGGTAATACTCTGTGGCATCGTATTCATAGGACTCAATCTCCCTGAACCCAGCTTGACGCAATTCGTCCAGATATCTGTTCTTCAAGGTGCCATCCTCAGCAGAATGCTGACCTCTGCCAAAAGCCTGCACGAGATTCCGCTTGTCGGCTTCACTCACCTGCTGAGTCAGGAACACACCGCCTTGTGTCAGCACCCGCGCTGCTTCCTGGCTGGAGAATGGGGAATGCCGGCAGGAGACCACGTCGAAGAATCCGGCAGGGAACTCCAGCTGCGCCGCATCCATCTGCAAGAGACGTACATTTTTCTTACCCGAAGCCTCCAGGTTCTTGCTCCCCGCCTTGATCATACCCGCAGACGAATCGATGCCGATCATCAGCAGGGCCGCATCGGCCATGGCTAGCAGCGCCTCCCCGCCTCCTGTACCTATATCCAGCAGAACATCTGACTTTCGGCAATGCCGGGCAACCTCATGATAGAAGTCCCAGGCAGCTCCTTCTACCCGGCACTTCACCTTGCTAAAATCCCAGCCGTTTATCTTCCCTACACGGTCATAAAATACTCTGTAATCGGATTCGTTCATTATTTATTCCAACCTCTCTATGAAATGATAAAAAAAGCCAGAGGAAGCTCACTAAGGCAATATAAGAAGCAGGACAGGTATGCACCTAGTACCCCTTCCGTTTGACATTAGAGCAGACTGTAAATCAAGAAAAATCACCGCCAAGGGCTGTCCTAATCAGAATCAGCCCAGACAGGGGTTAGCGATAGGTCCTATGTAGATAGGCTAAATATTGTGCCCGGGTCAACCCTCCCGCTTGGCGGCTGAATTCGTCAAGGCTTACTTCCGCTGCAAAACCAAACTCGGCAAAAGCCTGTGCGCGCTGCTCGCCAAACTGCGGATGATCTAAGGTGCTCGCCCATCCCTTGTCCGGATTGGAGTCAAAGTCCTCCCGGCTCAGCCCGGCATATACGCCATTGTTCAGAAACTCCCTAGAGGATTGAAAGACTGTCTCGCTCTCAGGCTTGCAGACCGTCCCTGTTCCCCAGGACAGCCGATATATTCTCTCTTTCCTTTGATCTATAGAGAACCCATAGCCAATAGGAAAGGCAATATCCTCCTCGGTCAGATCCTTCTCTCCTACCTTCTCGTAGTCTCCCCTTAGAAAATTGTCATCCATCACAATCAAGGTGTTGTCCGACAAAGGAGCAGAGGTGATCTCCTTCAGCCCAGGCTGCCGATTTGTCGTCTGGTATATATATGGCCGTACAAATAAGGGCATCGTCATGACATCGTTCCAAATGCTGTCCTCAGTAAACAGCTTATCTTTCTGCATTCTGCGAAGATCACCGATGACCAGCACATAACCATCTGTCCAGAGGTCCATCTCCACGCGGAAGATATCCCCTGGCTTGGCATGAACCTGTTTCTTCTTCATGTGCTTAAGCCGCTCTACCTTTTGATCATAGTCAGGCGGTAAAAGCTGAGGATACTGGGCAAGCCAGCCTCGAATATCCTCAGGTAGAGTGAAATCCTCACAGCCGGTGATGGGCAGGCGAACAGAGTTATTCGGATTGTGTGCTGCTACATATCCTTTTCCGTTATGGGCAGCAATACCTGCAGAGAAGATCACCCCACTCGCCTTCTGACTGGAAATGGATGTGTAATTCAGCTTTTTCTCTTTCCCCTTGGCGGTCTTAGGAAGAACGAACTCCCGGCTTCTCGTCGCAATTTGAACATCCTTCTCAAGATAGGAGCCGCTTGTCACGGAGATAATTTTCATAAGGGTATCACCTTCAAAGCAAATAAAATACCCAGGCTTTAGCTCTACTACATCCCAGCCTTCAGCCAGCAGCTCAAGACCGAAATAAGGTCGCAGACAGTTGGACAGCCAA from Paenibacillus sp. CAA11 encodes:
- a CDS encoding class I SAM-dependent methyltransferase, whose amino-acid sequence is MNESDYRVFYDRVGKINGWDFSKVKCRVEGAAWDFYHEVARHCRKSDVLLDIGTGGGEALLAMADAALLMIGIDSSAGMIKAGSKNLEASGKKNVRLLQMDAAQLEFPAGFFDVVSCRHSPFSSQEAARVLTQGGVFLTQQVSEADKRNLVQAFGRGQHSAEDGTLKNRYLDELRQAGFREIESYEYDATEYYQTIEDLLFLVLHTPTIPNFGEERGDYAVLDRFVAENQTDLGIRTNGKRFMIIARK
- a CDS encoding immunity 26/phosphotriesterase HocA family protein, coding for MSMSHEPQSQFWLSNCLRPYFGLELLAEGWDVVELKPGYFICFEGDTLMKIISVTSGSYLEKDVQIATRSREFVLPKTAKGKEKKLNYTSISSQKASGVIFSAGIAAHNGKGYVAAHNPNNSVRLPITGCEDFTLPEDIRGWLAQYPQLLPPDYDQKVERLKHMKKKQVHAKPGDIFRVEMDLWTDGYVLVIGDLRRMQKDKLFTEDSIWNDVMTMPLFVRPYIYQTTNRQPGLKEITSAPLSDNTLIVMDDNFLRGDYEKVGEKDLTEEDIAFPIGYGFSIDQRKERIYRLSWGTGTVCKPESETVFQSSREFLNNGVYAGLSREDFDSNPDKGWASTLDHPQFGEQRAQAFAEFGFAAEVSLDEFSRQAGGLTRAQYLAYLHRTYR